The following coding sequences lie in one Myxococcus xanthus genomic window:
- a CDS encoding sigma-70 family RNA polymerase sigma factor, protein MESISLNVSFESPELVVTAEVVEARVRGHLELVRRLAWKYRWTGLSMEELVAEGNVGLMEAAGRFEERGVPFAAYASQWIRARIRAYVGRNWSMAGGRAPWVVFQLRRERARLEARWGEGHPEVEKRLAEALGKREDEVARAMEALSRDVSLDAPVSPDSEATRLEGLMADADSQEDLVDRAKWARRLRASVDAAWPELDARERALVEERMLAEDGVSAELLARRFGVTAVRIRQIEQGLRVKLRHRLTAGLTSWDGEAMSLAA, encoded by the coding sequence ATGGAATCCATCAGCCTGAACGTATCCTTTGAATCCCCTGAGCTCGTGGTTACGGCCGAGGTCGTTGAAGCGCGCGTCCGTGGGCACCTGGAGTTGGTGCGGCGGTTGGCGTGGAAATACCGGTGGACTGGCCTGTCGATGGAAGAGCTGGTGGCGGAAGGCAACGTTGGGTTGATGGAAGCCGCGGGACGTTTCGAGGAACGCGGGGTGCCGTTCGCGGCCTATGCCAGCCAGTGGATTCGTGCGCGCATCCGCGCCTACGTGGGCCGCAACTGGAGCATGGCGGGCGGCCGGGCGCCTTGGGTGGTGTTCCAGCTCCGGAGGGAGCGGGCGCGGCTGGAGGCCCGGTGGGGGGAGGGCCACCCGGAGGTGGAGAAGCGTCTGGCCGAGGCCTTGGGGAAGCGGGAGGACGAGGTGGCCCGCGCCATGGAGGCGCTGTCGCGGGACGTGTCGCTGGACGCGCCGGTGTCTCCGGACTCGGAGGCCACGCGGCTGGAGGGGCTGATGGCGGATGCTGACTCGCAGGAGGACCTGGTGGACCGGGCGAAGTGGGCGCGGCGGCTCCGGGCGAGCGTGGACGCGGCCTGGCCGGAGCTGGATGCCCGGGAGCGCGCGCTGGTGGAGGAGCGGATGCTGGCGGAGGACGGGGTGAGCGCGGAGCTGCTGGCGCGCCGGTTCGGGGTGACGGCGGTGCGTATCCGGCAGATCGAACAGGGCCTGCGGGTGAAGCTGCGCCACAGGCTGACGGCCGGTCTCACGTCCTGGGACGGGGAGGCCATGTCCCTGGCGGCCTGA
- the dbpB gene encoding DGQHR domain-containing protein DpdB, whose product MRNELRLPAIEVKQSPGKTLYTFAVDGKLVPKFAAISRVRRKDDGGLTGYQRPEVLSHIDEIRNYLESNSPMIPNAVVVAFDSRVKFRPDPKALGSKYARPGILSIPFEEDASDDKKPGFVVDGQQRLAAIREALIEEFPVCVTSFVTDDVSQQTEQFILVNSTKPLPKGLLYELLPGTSARLPSALDRRRLPALLLERMNLDEGSPLQGMIQTATNPRGLIKDNSILRMLEYSLNDGVLYRFSLSEDGPPDVEKMLEVLHAFWTAVKEVFKAAWGLPPKKSRLMHGAGIISMGLLMDAISDRYRDRRYPSAAQFATDLLPLRDVCRWTTGFWDFGPGQQRKWNEVQNTSKDIELLTNYLMVQYKSLVWSRATSIAESPTSKEDKKRKERK is encoded by the coding sequence ATGCGAAATGAATTGAGGCTTCCCGCAATTGAAGTGAAGCAGTCTCCGGGGAAGACGCTGTACACGTTTGCAGTTGATGGGAAATTGGTTCCTAAGTTCGCGGCGATCTCACGGGTTCGGCGTAAAGATGATGGAGGGTTGACGGGATATCAGCGGCCAGAGGTGCTCTCTCATATTGATGAGATACGAAACTATCTGGAGAGTAACTCGCCTATGATCCCGAATGCCGTAGTTGTTGCTTTCGATTCACGAGTGAAATTCAGGCCAGACCCCAAAGCGCTGGGCTCTAAGTATGCTCGCCCCGGCATTCTCTCCATACCGTTTGAGGAGGATGCCTCAGACGACAAGAAACCGGGGTTTGTGGTTGATGGACAGCAGCGATTGGCGGCCATCCGTGAAGCGCTCATTGAGGAGTTCCCTGTCTGTGTGACGTCGTTTGTCACGGATGATGTGAGCCAGCAGACCGAGCAGTTCATTCTGGTTAACTCGACGAAGCCTCTGCCCAAGGGATTGCTCTACGAACTGCTTCCGGGGACGAGTGCTCGACTTCCGTCCGCGTTGGACCGGCGCAGGCTCCCCGCGTTGCTGTTGGAACGTATGAACCTAGACGAAGGCTCTCCGCTGCAGGGGATGATTCAGACGGCCACGAATCCTCGTGGGCTCATCAAGGACAACTCGATCCTCCGCATGCTGGAGTATAGCCTGAACGATGGCGTACTCTATCGGTTCAGTTTGTCCGAGGACGGGCCCCCCGACGTCGAGAAGATGCTGGAAGTCCTCCACGCCTTTTGGACGGCCGTTAAGGAAGTCTTTAAGGCTGCGTGGGGGTTGCCTCCAAAGAAGTCGAGATTGATGCATGGAGCAGGCATCATCAGCATGGGGCTGCTCATGGACGCCATCAGTGACCGATACCGTGATCGACGTTACCCGAGCGCTGCGCAGTTTGCTACAGACTTGCTTCCCTTGAGAGATGTCTGCAGATGGACGACAGGATTCTGGGACTTTGGTCCTGGGCAGCAACGAAAATGGAATGAGGTCCAGAATACTTCGAAGGATATTGAGTTGCTTACCAACTACTTGATGGTGCAGTACAAGAGTTTGGTGTGGTCGCGCGCTACCTCGATTGCGGAATCGCCCACGTCAAAGGAAGACAAGAAACGCAAGGAGCGTAAGTGA
- the dpdA gene encoding tRNA-guanine transglycosylase DpdA: MKFFFPDSQDLIDPSFDFARERRSTTRKRQRDDLYAHEVFASTPFDGFLVSKGIVDGYGALGSRYTLAQRHRLLRLGAPEFFRIDQASRKLSIMGDCGAFTYVKEDEPPYSVEEVLDFYGNCRFDYGLSLDHVILLYKPEADARDASRDLVPEAMRARRELTLRLAKEFLQKHKSGRYSFEPMGVAQGWSPMSYASSVKDLQKMGYRSVALGGMVPLKTPELLSCLQAIHDVAKPGLQLHLLGITRTEHLKEFARLGITSFDSTSPLRQAFKDDKDNYYTPGKNYTALRVPQVEGNPALQRKISSGEVSQDVARKLEKACLEVMRLFDAGQRTVEEALSVLMEYERFYDPGSKKMHEAAYRETLTDAPWRKCPCDVCRELRYHVVLFRGAERNRRRGFHNVWTFHRQLEKQLGLRQGSAA, encoded by the coding sequence GTGAAGTTCTTTTTCCCCGATAGCCAGGACTTGATTGACCCGAGCTTTGACTTCGCGCGTGAACGGCGCTCGACGACGCGCAAGCGGCAGAGAGATGACCTCTATGCCCACGAGGTCTTCGCTTCGACCCCCTTTGATGGGTTTCTGGTTTCCAAGGGCATCGTGGACGGATATGGCGCGCTAGGTAGTCGCTACACGCTCGCGCAACGCCACAGGTTGCTCCGCTTGGGTGCCCCCGAATTCTTCCGCATTGACCAGGCTTCACGGAAGCTCTCGATCATGGGCGACTGTGGTGCCTTCACCTATGTGAAGGAGGATGAACCGCCCTATTCCGTTGAGGAGGTACTCGACTTCTACGGGAATTGTCGCTTTGACTATGGGCTCTCGCTGGACCACGTCATCCTGCTCTACAAGCCAGAGGCAGATGCTCGGGATGCATCCAGGGATCTTGTTCCCGAGGCCATGCGTGCGCGGCGGGAGTTGACGTTGCGGCTTGCGAAGGAGTTCCTTCAGAAACACAAGTCTGGGAGGTACTCCTTCGAGCCCATGGGCGTCGCCCAAGGGTGGAGCCCGATGTCCTATGCAAGTTCGGTCAAGGACCTGCAGAAAATGGGGTATCGCTCAGTCGCTCTTGGAGGAATGGTTCCGCTGAAGACTCCAGAGCTTCTTTCGTGCCTCCAGGCCATCCATGACGTCGCCAAGCCAGGATTGCAACTCCACTTGCTGGGGATTACCCGGACCGAGCATCTGAAGGAGTTTGCCAGGTTGGGTATCACGTCATTCGATAGTACGTCGCCCCTTCGGCAGGCGTTCAAGGACGATAAAGATAACTACTATACGCCCGGGAAAAACTATACAGCGCTTAGAGTTCCTCAGGTTGAGGGTAATCCTGCACTACAGCGGAAAATCTCCTCGGGTGAGGTGTCCCAGGATGTCGCACGAAAGCTGGAGAAAGCCTGCCTCGAAGTCATGAGACTGTTCGATGCGGGCCAGCGTACGGTTGAGGAGGCGCTTTCCGTACTGATGGAGTACGAGCGCTTCTATGATCCGGGCTCAAAGAAGATGCATGAAGCGGCCTACCGGGAAACGCTGACGGACGCTCCCTGGCGCAAGTGTCCCTGCGATGTGTGCCGCGAATTGCGTTACCACGTCGTGCTCTTCCGCGGTGCTGAACGGAATCGCCGGCGCGGGTTCCACAATGTCTGGACCTTCCATAGGCAACTCGAGAAGCAGCTCGGACTGCGCCAGGGTAGTGCCGCCTGA
- the dbpB gene encoding DGQHR domain-containing protein DpdB, translated as MKRVKRKVIERRAIRVIQTPQHPLFLFSLSAKELLQVAEVSRVSRDSEGRLLGYQRPEVKRHVRNIVDYLDSEEVIFPNSIILALSSSVGFKKVRGPRVDDKWAEAGMLSIPLPRVGQSKPAWIVDGQQRALALSQCRRQDLLVPVNAFIADEVDLQRDQFLRVNNTKPLPRGLITELLPEVSTLLPPNLAAHKAPAALCDLLNRDPESPFRGLIRRPSMDAVARRSAIVTDMAVVKMIKDSLSGMTGCLFPHRNVATGETDFDSVHRVLLLYWTAVKDVFPGAWGLPPARSRLMHGAGIGAMGRLMDRIMSNIDINDAQSPRFVRSELSRIRSVCRWTDGQWDETGMAWNQIQNTPQHIRLLSNVLLRAYTNNRRTAA; from the coding sequence ATGAAGAGGGTCAAGCGCAAAGTCATCGAACGTCGTGCCATCCGTGTCATCCAGACGCCACAGCATCCACTTTTCCTTTTTTCGTTGAGTGCCAAGGAACTGCTGCAGGTGGCGGAGGTGTCGCGTGTGTCGCGCGACTCTGAGGGGCGCCTCCTTGGATATCAACGGCCCGAAGTGAAACGGCACGTTCGCAACATCGTTGACTACCTTGATAGCGAAGAGGTGATCTTCCCTAACTCGATCATCCTTGCGCTCTCGTCATCGGTTGGGTTCAAGAAGGTTCGAGGGCCTCGGGTCGATGACAAGTGGGCTGAGGCTGGGATGTTGAGCATCCCTTTGCCTCGGGTAGGGCAATCCAAGCCCGCTTGGATTGTGGACGGACAGCAGCGGGCATTGGCGCTATCTCAGTGCCGGCGACAGGACCTTCTGGTCCCTGTGAATGCCTTTATCGCGGATGAAGTAGACCTCCAGCGTGACCAGTTCCTGCGGGTCAATAACACGAAGCCGCTGCCTCGTGGCCTCATCACGGAACTTCTTCCGGAGGTGTCAACCCTCCTGCCGCCGAACCTGGCGGCGCATAAGGCCCCAGCAGCTCTCTGTGACTTGCTGAACCGAGATCCGGAATCGCCCTTCAGGGGGCTTATTCGCCGCCCGTCAATGGATGCGGTTGCGCGCCGCAGCGCGATTGTAACGGATATGGCGGTGGTGAAGATGATCAAGGACAGCCTGTCGGGGATGACAGGCTGCCTCTTCCCCCATCGAAATGTCGCTACTGGAGAGACGGACTTTGATTCGGTCCATCGGGTTTTGCTCCTCTATTGGACGGCGGTGAAAGACGTCTTTCCAGGGGCGTGGGGGCTTCCGCCAGCGCGGAGCCGCTTGATGCACGGGGCAGGTATCGGCGCCATGGGGCGACTGATGGATAGAATCATGAGCAACATCGACATCAATGATGCTCAGTCACCGCGATTTGTCCGCTCGGAGCTCTCGCGGATTCGTTCCGTATGTCGTTGGACGGACGGACAATGGGACGAAACAGGGATGGCCTGGAATCAAATCCAGAACACGCCCCAGCACATCCGCCTTCTTTCAAATGTTCTTCTTCGTGCGTACACGAATAACCGCCGGACGGCCGCGTGA
- a CDS encoding DNA sulfur modification protein DndB yields MELTLPLLGVLNPNAATDSPLRPKHIVKLTAERLSQLLQYERRGSKRSDPFKISPSSLIKIDKDIQRGQDEQGFHLQQSAKILDIANILLGDNSATALRIYLSSLTWNVRETTKDGFQLSERRVEGRPSTWELTFDTSAIFLTDSAHRHFGIVEAYKAYSANPDKYPRFRRDFEFSIEIYNLDRTKERELFSELNSKQKKITAAKQKEMDVTSPIGALKDAIIDYDQRSRKLFDNNIEVSSNKNDKHTLMTMSVFVSSIQEMFSAKEIQNARTDEDTREEFATFYCEFMYHLHERLVVQCDLGTGTAENIRPYSNLYLEYIKKAEDAWDNTQPSVSEQRLESARATAIQRNHEFRKRDISNHNVTIKALCRIGGQIRKLPNWKSVIDRLQTDLVIPLSGKFFQRDNRALFTKEDDSDIPIASTTEDGGINVQVQTKNIKKLHQYLHTRLNLDRPPRLLLKSEDSPISLEAKTPKFHWQVSRTHSTTKAFELWFYMPKGEVPSDANISLALTSTPDWKAASRKGPKSIRPIEVLFDATYADDTYEDIVRWRAFFEVTVPEFQNDSSAPFSIHLKATYPALNGTDQDHEFLISASPNSAT; encoded by the coding sequence ATGGAACTGACGCTACCACTACTTGGAGTCCTCAACCCCAACGCAGCCACGGACTCACCTCTCAGACCGAAGCACATCGTCAAACTAACAGCAGAACGACTCTCCCAACTCCTCCAATATGAGCGCCGCGGAAGCAAAAGAAGTGACCCCTTCAAAATCAGCCCTAGCTCGCTCATAAAAATCGACAAAGACATCCAAAGAGGCCAGGACGAACAGGGATTTCATCTTCAACAGTCAGCCAAGATTCTCGACATTGCAAACATATTACTTGGCGACAACTCAGCCACGGCCTTACGCATTTACCTCAGCAGCCTGACTTGGAATGTTCGCGAAACGACCAAAGACGGATTCCAACTCAGCGAACGTCGAGTTGAGGGCCGCCCGTCAACCTGGGAACTCACGTTCGACACCTCCGCCATTTTCCTTACCGACTCAGCTCATCGTCACTTTGGGATTGTCGAGGCCTACAAGGCCTACAGTGCCAACCCGGACAAGTATCCTCGCTTTCGACGCGACTTTGAATTCTCAATCGAAATCTACAATCTCGATCGAACAAAAGAACGAGAACTCTTTTCCGAGCTAAACTCAAAACAAAAGAAAATAACCGCCGCCAAGCAGAAAGAAATGGACGTAACATCGCCGATCGGTGCGCTCAAAGACGCAATCATTGACTACGACCAGCGAAGCAGAAAGCTATTTGACAACAACATTGAGGTGAGCTCGAACAAAAACGACAAGCACACACTGATGACCATGTCAGTTTTCGTATCCTCAATTCAAGAGATGTTCTCGGCAAAGGAGATCCAGAACGCAAGGACGGATGAAGACACCCGCGAGGAATTCGCCACATTCTACTGTGAATTCATGTATCACCTACACGAACGACTTGTCGTACAGTGCGACCTGGGAACTGGCACTGCGGAGAACATTCGTCCCTACAGCAACCTGTATCTGGAATACATCAAGAAGGCAGAGGACGCCTGGGACAACACTCAACCCTCCGTCTCAGAGCAACGGCTTGAGTCGGCCCGAGCCACTGCCATCCAGCGAAACCACGAGTTCCGAAAAAGGGACATCTCAAACCACAACGTCACAATCAAAGCGCTCTGCCGCATCGGCGGCCAGATCCGGAAGCTCCCAAATTGGAAAAGCGTTATAGATCGCCTCCAAACAGATCTCGTCATCCCCCTGTCCGGCAAATTTTTCCAGCGAGACAACAGGGCCCTATTCACCAAGGAAGACGACTCCGACATCCCTATCGCATCCACAACTGAAGATGGTGGAATCAACGTTCAGGTCCAGACAAAAAACATCAAAAAACTTCACCAATATCTACACACAAGGCTCAATCTCGATCGTCCCCCGCGCTTACTTCTGAAATCAGAGGACTCCCCTATTTCGCTCGAAGCGAAAACCCCGAAGTTTCACTGGCAGGTCTCGCGTACTCATTCAACGACCAAAGCTTTTGAGCTATGGTTTTACATGCCCAAAGGGGAGGTCCCTAGCGATGCCAACATCAGCCTGGCGCTCACATCCACTCCGGATTGGAAGGCAGCATCGCGCAAAGGCCCCAAGAGCATCCGCCCTATCGAAGTGCTTTTCGATGCAACATACGCCGATGATACCTACGAGGACATTGTCCGCTGGCGGGCCTTCTTCGAAGTGACTGTGCCAGAATTTCAAAACGACTCCTCCGCCCCATTCTCGATTCATCTAAAAGCCACCTATCCGGCACTTAATGGCACCGACCAAGACCATGAATTCCTGATCTCGGCTAGCCCAAACTCGGCAACATAG
- a CDS encoding M16 family metallopeptidase, whose product MFRQSLLWTSCLALLSGPVACAQTQAKPVAKAAVSAAPKLGAGIESRTLKNGLKVIVWPDHDIPNVVLYNWFRVGSRNEYPGITGLSHFFEHMMFNGAKKYGPGEFDRVMEANGGANNAFTSEDVTVYMDWFPRSALDVIFDLEADRLQHLAIDPKVTESERGVVYSERRSAIDNDNMGALMEQVQATAFVAHPYQFPVIGWPSDIESWRIEDLQRYYKTYYAPNNATLIFTGAVTPAEIFALAEKYLEPIPSQPAPEPVRTKEPEQQGERRIVVKKQAQAPLIQLAYHGISGKDADVEALTLLLSILTNGDSSRLHRRLVEEERAALRVNTHFSPGFDPSLVWVYADLPPGADVAKVEGLLTEELARVVKDGVSDAELKKARNITLSQFWRSLETNNGRGRALGAAETFRGDYRQLFDAPDRYERVTRDDVRKVAARIFNSQRRTVGWLVPADAQAATPDSRKEASR is encoded by the coding sequence ATGTTCCGTCAGTCGTTACTCTGGACCTCGTGTCTGGCCCTGCTCTCCGGCCCCGTGGCCTGTGCGCAGACGCAGGCCAAGCCGGTGGCGAAGGCCGCCGTGTCCGCCGCGCCCAAGCTCGGCGCCGGCATCGAATCCCGCACCCTCAAGAACGGGCTCAAGGTCATCGTCTGGCCCGACCACGACATTCCCAATGTCGTCCTCTACAACTGGTTCCGCGTCGGCAGCCGGAACGAGTACCCCGGCATTACCGGCTTGTCCCACTTCTTCGAGCACATGATGTTCAACGGCGCGAAGAAGTACGGCCCCGGTGAGTTCGACCGCGTCATGGAGGCCAACGGAGGCGCCAACAACGCCTTCACCTCCGAAGACGTCACCGTCTACATGGACTGGTTCCCGCGCTCCGCGCTCGACGTCATCTTCGACCTCGAGGCCGACCGGCTCCAGCACCTGGCCATCGACCCCAAGGTCACCGAGTCCGAGCGCGGCGTCGTGTACTCGGAGCGCCGCTCCGCCATCGACAACGACAACATGGGCGCCCTGATGGAGCAGGTGCAGGCCACCGCCTTCGTGGCGCACCCGTACCAGTTCCCCGTCATCGGGTGGCCGTCCGACATCGAGTCGTGGCGCATCGAGGACCTCCAGCGCTACTACAAGACGTACTACGCGCCCAACAACGCCACGCTCATCTTCACCGGCGCCGTGACGCCCGCGGAAATCTTCGCGCTCGCGGAGAAGTACCTGGAGCCCATCCCCTCCCAGCCCGCGCCGGAGCCCGTCCGCACCAAGGAGCCCGAGCAGCAGGGAGAGCGCCGCATCGTCGTGAAGAAGCAGGCCCAGGCCCCGCTCATCCAGCTGGCCTACCACGGCATCTCCGGCAAGGACGCGGACGTGGAAGCGCTCACGCTGCTCCTGAGCATCCTCACCAACGGCGACTCCTCGCGGCTGCACCGCCGCCTCGTCGAGGAGGAGCGCGCCGCCCTCCGCGTCAACACCCACTTCAGCCCGGGCTTCGACCCATCGCTCGTCTGGGTCTACGCGGACTTGCCGCCCGGTGCTGACGTCGCCAAGGTGGAAGGACTGCTCACCGAGGAGCTGGCCCGCGTCGTCAAGGACGGCGTCAGCGACGCCGAGCTCAAGAAGGCGCGCAACATCACCCTGTCCCAGTTCTGGCGCAGCCTGGAGACCAACAACGGCCGAGGCCGCGCGTTGGGCGCCGCGGAGACGTTCCGCGGTGACTACCGCCAGCTCTTCGACGCGCCCGACCGCTATGAGCGCGTGACGCGTGACGACGTCCGCAAGGTCGCCGCGCGTATCTTCAACTCGCAGCGCCGCACCGTTGGCTGGCTCGTGCCCGCCGACGCGCAGGCCGCCACCCCCGACTCCCGCAAGGAGGCCTCGCGATGA
- the queE gene encoding 7-carboxy-7-deazaguanine synthase: MSYAVKELFYTLQGEGAQAGRAAVFLRFTGCNLWSGLERDREKGAGGCSRWCDTDFVGMDGPGGGRFSSAVALAEAVAAAWPRSHAAGQTPMVVCTGGEPLLQLDAPLIDALHAQGFFVAVETNGTQPVPSSVDWICVSPKAGSTLVQRSGNELKFVFPQPGFDPERFVELEFAHFFLQPMDGPAQAANMARALHYCLEHPRWRLGLQMHKVAGIR, translated from the coding sequence ATGAGCTACGCGGTCAAGGAGCTTTTCTACACGCTCCAGGGCGAAGGGGCTCAGGCTGGGCGCGCGGCAGTGTTCCTCCGCTTCACAGGGTGCAACCTCTGGAGTGGCTTGGAGCGCGACCGGGAGAAGGGGGCCGGGGGCTGTTCCCGTTGGTGTGATACCGACTTCGTCGGCATGGATGGGCCAGGCGGAGGCCGGTTTTCCTCTGCGGTGGCGCTGGCGGAAGCTGTCGCTGCTGCATGGCCTCGCTCGCATGCCGCGGGGCAAACGCCCATGGTGGTGTGTACGGGGGGGGAGCCGTTGCTTCAGTTGGATGCCCCGCTGATTGATGCGTTACACGCCCAAGGATTCTTCGTTGCCGTTGAAACCAACGGGACGCAGCCCGTTCCTTCATCCGTGGATTGGATCTGCGTGAGCCCCAAAGCTGGAAGTACGTTGGTCCAGCGCTCAGGGAACGAACTCAAGTTCGTATTTCCCCAACCGGGTTTCGACCCCGAGCGATTCGTGGAACTGGAGTTCGCGCACTTTTTCCTCCAACCCATGGACGGGCCGGCGCAGGCAGCCAATATGGCGCGAGCGCTCCATTACTGCTTGGAGCATCCACGCTGGCGGCTTGGACTGCAGATGCACAAGGTCGCGGGAATCCGTTGA
- the nhaR gene encoding transcriptional activator NhaR, with protein sequence MSWLNYHHLLYFWTVARAGSIAKAGEELHLAQPTISSQLKLLEESLGHKLFERQGRKLVLTDVGRTVMRYADEIFRLGNELKNVVSGLPPGQQLRLNVGVLDVIPKLVAEQLLKPALEAGPSLRIICREGPLPQLLASLALHELDVVLADAPSSEPVSVRSFNHLLGKCGVSFFAAGKLLELKENFPQSLDGAPVLLPSDESSARRSMDLWFERKGLRPVIAGDFDDSALLQAFGQRGHGVFAMPSAIEAEVERQFNCSVIGRTDEIETCFYAITVERKIRHPAVVTIAEAARSHIFGE encoded by the coding sequence ATGAGCTGGCTCAACTACCATCACCTCCTGTACTTCTGGACGGTTGCGCGGGCGGGCAGCATCGCCAAGGCAGGCGAGGAGCTGCACCTGGCGCAGCCCACCATCAGCAGCCAGCTCAAGCTCCTGGAGGAGTCGCTGGGCCACAAGCTGTTCGAGCGCCAGGGCCGCAAGCTGGTGCTCACCGACGTGGGCCGCACAGTGATGCGCTATGCGGACGAGATCTTCCGCCTGGGCAACGAGCTGAAGAACGTCGTCTCCGGCCTGCCGCCCGGGCAGCAGCTGCGACTCAACGTCGGCGTGCTCGATGTCATCCCCAAGCTGGTGGCCGAACAGCTCCTCAAGCCCGCGCTCGAAGCAGGCCCGTCGCTGCGCATCATCTGCCGCGAAGGGCCCCTGCCGCAGTTGCTCGCCTCGCTGGCCCTGCACGAACTGGACGTGGTGCTCGCGGATGCGCCCAGCTCGGAGCCGGTGAGCGTGCGCTCGTTCAACCACTTGCTCGGCAAGTGTGGCGTGTCCTTCTTCGCTGCCGGGAAGCTGCTCGAACTCAAGGAGAACTTCCCTCAATCACTGGACGGCGCGCCCGTGCTGCTGCCGTCAGACGAGTCCTCCGCGCGCCGCTCCATGGACCTGTGGTTCGAGCGCAAGGGCCTGCGCCCCGTCATCGCGGGTGACTTCGATGACAGCGCGCTGCTCCAGGCCTTCGGCCAGCGCGGGCACGGGGTCTTCGCCATGCCCAGCGCCATCGAGGCCGAGGTGGAGCGTCAGTTCAACTGCTCCGTCATCGGGCGCACCGACGAAATCGAGACCTGCTTCTACGCCATCACCGTCGAGCGGAAGATTCGCCACCCCGCCGTCGTCACCATCGCCGAGGCGGCGCGCTCGCACATCTTCGGCGAGTGA
- a CDS encoding amidohydrolase — MQATVYLAERVWTLDAARPRAQALAVRDGRLLAVGTREEAEAAAGPNARRVDLGAATVVPGLVDAHAHIHGLGRSLTTVRLEKAASVDEAIRRLTEAPASSFQGDWLLGRGWDQNEWPGGAFPGRKELDARLPSTPVFLTRVDHHAAWVNGEALRRAGITRDTPDPEGGRILKDAHGEPTGVLVDNAMDVVAAAMPPPSRAQLETRLRAALTRCAQVGLTGVHDAGMEWDAFRVLQAWDAAGTLPLRVYAMAAGQGDERHAYLEQGPWQGRMLAMRSVKFLADGALGSRGAALHDDYCDEPGQRGLLLLPPEELASRAQAFMSRGFQVCIHAIGDRANTLVLDVLLRGAEVTGTQSLRHRVEHAQILRREDILRLGAAGLVASVQPTHATSDMPWAESRLGRERLKGAYAWRSLRDAGAHLALGSDFPIENPDVLAGLYAARTRQDAAGRPEAGWMPEERLTAREALEGFTTGPAWASFDDARRGKLAPGLDADFVALSEDPLEGPVSALVKAQVLATVVAGAEVYRAPSLA, encoded by the coding sequence GTGGACGTTGGATGCGGCGCGGCCACGGGCCCAGGCGCTGGCGGTGCGGGATGGGCGGCTGCTGGCCGTGGGGACTCGCGAAGAAGCGGAGGCTGCCGCGGGCCCGAATGCGCGCCGGGTAGACCTGGGCGCCGCCACCGTGGTGCCGGGCCTCGTGGACGCGCACGCGCACATCCACGGGTTGGGCCGGAGCCTGACGACGGTGCGGCTGGAGAAGGCGGCCTCGGTGGATGAGGCCATTCGCCGGCTGACCGAGGCGCCCGCCTCCAGCTTCCAGGGAGACTGGCTGCTGGGAAGAGGGTGGGACCAGAACGAGTGGCCTGGTGGCGCCTTCCCGGGCCGCAAGGAACTGGACGCGCGCCTCCCCTCGACGCCCGTGTTCCTCACCCGGGTGGACCACCACGCGGCCTGGGTGAATGGCGAGGCCCTGCGGCGCGCTGGAATCACCCGCGACACGCCGGACCCGGAGGGAGGCCGCATCCTCAAGGACGCGCACGGCGAGCCCACGGGCGTGCTGGTGGACAACGCCATGGACGTGGTCGCCGCCGCGATGCCTCCGCCTTCCAGGGCGCAGCTGGAGACTCGGCTGCGGGCCGCGCTGACTCGTTGCGCGCAGGTGGGGCTGACCGGGGTGCACGACGCGGGCATGGAGTGGGATGCCTTTCGCGTGCTCCAGGCATGGGACGCCGCGGGCACGTTGCCTCTGCGCGTCTACGCGATGGCGGCGGGCCAGGGTGACGAGCGGCACGCGTACCTCGAGCAAGGACCGTGGCAGGGGCGGATGCTGGCGATGCGCTCGGTGAAGTTCCTGGCCGACGGCGCGCTGGGGAGCCGGGGCGCGGCGCTGCACGACGACTACTGCGACGAGCCAGGGCAGCGGGGCTTGTTGCTGCTGCCACCCGAGGAACTCGCCTCACGCGCCCAGGCCTTCATGTCCCGGGGCTTCCAGGTGTGCATCCACGCCATTGGAGACCGTGCCAATACCTTGGTGCTGGACGTGCTTCTGCGCGGCGCCGAGGTGACGGGCACACAGTCGCTGCGGCACCGCGTGGAGCACGCGCAGATTCTCCGGCGCGAGGACATCCTCCGCCTGGGGGCCGCGGGGCTGGTGGCGAGCGTGCAGCCCACCCACGCGACCAGCGACATGCCGTGGGCGGAGTCCCGGCTGGGCCGCGAGCGGCTCAAGGGCGCCTATGCCTGGCGCAGCCTTCGTGATGCGGGCGCGCACCTGGCGTTGGGCAGTGACTTCCCCATCGAAAATCCGGATGTTCTGGCGGGGTTGTACGCGGCGCGCACGCGGCAGGACGCGGCCGGCAGGCCCGAGGCCGGGTGGATGCCGGAAGAGCGACTGACGGCGCGCGAGGCGCTGGAGGGCTTCACCACCGGGCCCGCCTGGGCGTCCTTCGACGACGCCCGGCGCGGCAAGCTGGCTCCGGGACTGGACGCCGACTTCGTGGCCCTGTCGGAAGATCCGCTGGAGGGGCCCGTCTCGGCGCTGGTGAAGGCGCAGGTCCTCGCCACCGTGGTCGCAGGCGCGGAGGTGTACCGCGCTCCGTCCCTGGCCTGA